In a genomic window of Penaeus chinensis breed Huanghai No. 1 chromosome 30, ASM1920278v2, whole genome shotgun sequence:
- the LOC125041169 gene encoding ubiquitin carboxyl-terminal hydrolase CYLD-like isoform X2 produces MGLCLNKVCWYTVLRITYVGQQETMESGRRKAHPSGGKGLSEECGVSVGDRVVWLTEEYPELGWVRWTGKQPGLDGSPGWMVGVEFDHPVGNDNHRVNGRQLFDAKMNHASLLPVTSLMKAEDFLGSEALNVEHHSGRNSSGKRPAHLTSKGDNQLGSDISSMTPFHLLAYEQLSASGQRNSDPPPPYSEKEDWEILPHMTYSVQKNMLSSNKETLHDHKSRQRDKGKILNRNLDKKNNKWKSPGTGTRATNVNADVDQNSPIGGFGDNDFPVNPLYHLSLHGIDQLEVVSDGDGSVYETPEGSVEGTEEDLDIGSLVEVVIKEVPRFGVIRWIGTVPGDKKEGRKVAGVEMEDAEDGLSDGTFSGKRYFTCAAGKALFVPLRMCHRDSRFLESISSNPRASLGSSSRAFGSMDCQPVGGSVPPLSTPEEVRAMFGKNRGIQGHQNSCYLDATLFSMFAFTSVFDNLLFRPPTPQDIKEYNEVQRVLREEIVNPLRANLFVRADRIMKLRTMLDHLSSVRGLTTEEKDPEEFLHSLLAQILQAEPLLQLSSGQEAYHYQLFVDKDEKLNLPSVQTLFDQSFLTSDIKLKQVPSCLIIQMPRFGKDYKMYPRILPSMVLDVTDVIEDSPRQCIICGKLAEYECRECFGQCGSGLESIAFCAKCMDKVHSHKKRGSHGSTRKLKVPPDFQMLADHCGSIPRVYMELFAVVCIETSHYVAFTRCGSGADATWCFFDSMADRKGEQHGYNIPTVVECGDLMQWVGEEGSQMLHAVTDNKALPDLPRRLLCDAYMCFYQSPKVMMYR; encoded by the exons ACTTATGTAGGACAGCAAGAAACAATGGAAAGTGGGCGTCGCAAAGCACATCCCAGCGGAGGCaaag GTTTAAGTGAGGAGTGTGGAGTTAGTGTTGGAGACCGTGTCGTGTGGTTAACTGAGGAGTATCCTGAGCTGGGTTGGGTGCGCTGGACAGGGAAACAACCAGGCTTAGATGGCAGCCCGGGTTGGATGGTTGGAGTGGAGTTT GACCATCCAGTAGGTAACGACAACCACAGAGTCAATGGCCGTCAGCTCTTTGATGCCAAAATGAACCATGCATCTTTATTGCCTGTCACAAGTCTAATGAAGGCTGAAGATTTTCTAGGTTCTGAAGCCCTTAACGTGGAACACCACAGTGGACGTAACTCTAGTGGGAAAAGACCTGCTCACCTCACCTCAAAG GGAGATAATCAGTTGGGAAGTGACATCTCCAGCATGACACCATTCCACCTCCTGGCCTACGAGCAACTCTCTGCATCCGGCCAGCGCAACTCTGACCCGCCACCACCTTACTCTGAGAAGGAAGACTGGGAAATCCTGCCGCACATGACCTATTCTGTGCAGAAAAATATGTTATCCAGCAATAAG GAAACCCTCCATGACCACAAATCCCGCCAGAGGGACAAGGGCAAGATCCTGAACCGAAACCtagacaagaaaaacaacaagtgGAAGTCTCCTGGCACGGGCACAAGGGCCACTAATGTCAACGCCGACGTGGACCAGAATTCTCCGATTGGGGGCTTCGGCGATAACGACTTCCCTGTGAACCCCCTCTACCATTTGTCACTTCATG GAATTGACCAGTTGGAAGTTGTGTCAGACGGCGATGGAAGTGTGTATGAGACCCCAGAGGGTAGTGTAGAAGGTACGGAAGAGGATCTCGACATTGGGTCGCTGGTAGAGGTCGTCATTAAGGAGGTCCCAAG GTTTGGTGTCATACGTTGGATTGGCACTGTGCCAGGAGACAAAAAAGAGGGGCGGAAAGTTGCTGGAGTGGAAATG gAAGATGCTGAGGATGGCTTGTCAGATGGAACATTCAGCGGAAAGCGGTATTTCACGTGTGCAGCTGGGAAGGCGTTATTTGTCCCACTGCGCATGTGCCATAGGGACAGCCGCTTCCTGGAGTCCATATCGTCCAATCCAAGAGCCAGTCTTG GGTCCTCATCCAGAG CTTTTGGCAGTATGGATTGTCAACCAGTAGGTGGGAGTGTTCCACCCTTGTCAACACCAGAAGAAGTGCGAGCGATGTTTGGCAAGAACCGAGGCATTCAAGGTCACCAGAATTCATGTTATCTTGATGCCACACTCTTCAGCATGTTTGCATTTACCAG TGTTTTTGACAACCTGCTGTTCCGACCTCCAACGCCTCAGGACATAAAAGAATATAATGAGGTCCAAAGAGTGTTGAGGGAAGAAATTGTGAATCCTTTAAGAGCAAATCTCTTTGTGCGTGCTGATAGAATTATGAAGCTGCGTACAATGCTTGACCATCTTTCCTCTGTACGAGGCCTGACCACAGAAGAAAAAG ACCCGGAGGAGTTTCTGCATTCCCTTCTTGCACAGATCTTGCAGGCTGAGCCACTGTTACAGCTCTCCTCAGGACAAGAAGCATACCACTACCAACTCTTTGTGGATAAGGATGAGAAGCTGAACCTGCCATCAGTTCAGACACTGTTTGATCAGTCCTTTCTTACCTCAGACATCAAGTTGAAGCAA GTTCCGTCCTGTTTAATAATCCAGATGCCAAGGTTTGGAAAGGATTACAAGATGTACCCAAGAATATTACCTTCCATGGTTTTAgatgttactgatgttattgaaGATT CACCTCGCCAATGTATCATCTGTGGGAAGCTTGCAGAATATGAGTGTCGAGAGTGCTTTGGCCAGTGTGGGTCAGGTCTGGAGAGTATCGCGTTCTGTGCCAAATGCATGGACAAG GTTCACAGCCATAAGAAAAGGGGAAGTCATGGATCAACCCGAAAACTGAAAGTGCCCCCAGACTTCCAG ATGTTAGCAGACCACTGTGGATCCATTCCGAGAGTGTACATGGAGCTCTTTGCCGTAGTGTGCATTGAGACATCGCACTATGTGGCTTTCACGCGGTGTGGTTCAGGTGCTGATGCCACTTGGTGCTTCTTTGACTCCATGGCTGACAGGAAAG GAGAACAACACGGCTACAACATCCCAACAGTAGTAGAATGTGGAGACCTCATGcagtgggtgggagaggaaggcagCCAGATGCTCCACGCTGTCACTGACAACAAAGCCCTGCCTGACCTCCCCCGACGCCTACTCTGCGATGCGTACATGTGCTTCTATCAGAGTCCCAAAGTCATGATGTATAGATAA
- the LOC125041169 gene encoding ubiquitin carboxyl-terminal hydrolase CYLD-like isoform X6, whose protein sequence is MCNLHNLNKVCWYTVLRIGDNQLGSDISSMTPFHLLAYEQLSASGQRNSDPPPPYSEKEDWEILPHMTYSVQKNMLSSNKETLHDHKSRQRDKGKILNRNLDKKNNKWKSPGTGTRATNVNADVDQNSPIGGFGDNDFPVNPLYHLSLHGIDQLEVVSDGDGSVYETPEGSVEGTEEDLDIGSLVEVVIKEVPRFGVIRWIGTVPGDKKEGRKVAGVEMEDAEDGLSDGTFSGKRYFTCAAGKALFVPLRMCHRDSRFLESISSNPRASLGSSSRAFGSMDCQPVGGSVPPLSTPEEVRAMFGKNRGIQGHQNSCYLDATLFSMFAFTSVFDNLLFRPPTPQDIKEYNEVQRVLREEIVNPLRANLFVRADRIMKLRTMLDHLSSVRGLTTEEKDPEEFLHSLLAQILQAEPLLQLSSGQEAYHYQLFVDKDEKLNLPSVQTLFDQSFLTSDIKLKQVPSCLIIQMPRFGKDYKMYPRILPSMVLDVTDVIEDSPRQCIICGKLAEYECRECFGQCGSGLESIAFCAKCMDKVHSHKKRGSHGSTRKLKVPPDFQMLADHCGSIPRVYMELFAVVCIETSHYVAFTRCGSGADATWCFFDSMADRKGEQHGYNIPTVVECGDLMQWVGEEGSQMLHAVTDNKALPDLPRRLLCDAYMCFYQSPKVMMYR, encoded by the exons GGAGATAATCAGTTGGGAAGTGACATCTCCAGCATGACACCATTCCACCTCCTGGCCTACGAGCAACTCTCTGCATCCGGCCAGCGCAACTCTGACCCGCCACCACCTTACTCTGAGAAGGAAGACTGGGAAATCCTGCCGCACATGACCTATTCTGTGCAGAAAAATATGTTATCCAGCAATAAG GAAACCCTCCATGACCACAAATCCCGCCAGAGGGACAAGGGCAAGATCCTGAACCGAAACCtagacaagaaaaacaacaagtgGAAGTCTCCTGGCACGGGCACAAGGGCCACTAATGTCAACGCCGACGTGGACCAGAATTCTCCGATTGGGGGCTTCGGCGATAACGACTTCCCTGTGAACCCCCTCTACCATTTGTCACTTCATG GAATTGACCAGTTGGAAGTTGTGTCAGACGGCGATGGAAGTGTGTATGAGACCCCAGAGGGTAGTGTAGAAGGTACGGAAGAGGATCTCGACATTGGGTCGCTGGTAGAGGTCGTCATTAAGGAGGTCCCAAG GTTTGGTGTCATACGTTGGATTGGCACTGTGCCAGGAGACAAAAAAGAGGGGCGGAAAGTTGCTGGAGTGGAAATG gAAGATGCTGAGGATGGCTTGTCAGATGGAACATTCAGCGGAAAGCGGTATTTCACGTGTGCAGCTGGGAAGGCGTTATTTGTCCCACTGCGCATGTGCCATAGGGACAGCCGCTTCCTGGAGTCCATATCGTCCAATCCAAGAGCCAGTCTTG GGTCCTCATCCAGAG CTTTTGGCAGTATGGATTGTCAACCAGTAGGTGGGAGTGTTCCACCCTTGTCAACACCAGAAGAAGTGCGAGCGATGTTTGGCAAGAACCGAGGCATTCAAGGTCACCAGAATTCATGTTATCTTGATGCCACACTCTTCAGCATGTTTGCATTTACCAG TGTTTTTGACAACCTGCTGTTCCGACCTCCAACGCCTCAGGACATAAAAGAATATAATGAGGTCCAAAGAGTGTTGAGGGAAGAAATTGTGAATCCTTTAAGAGCAAATCTCTTTGTGCGTGCTGATAGAATTATGAAGCTGCGTACAATGCTTGACCATCTTTCCTCTGTACGAGGCCTGACCACAGAAGAAAAAG ACCCGGAGGAGTTTCTGCATTCCCTTCTTGCACAGATCTTGCAGGCTGAGCCACTGTTACAGCTCTCCTCAGGACAAGAAGCATACCACTACCAACTCTTTGTGGATAAGGATGAGAAGCTGAACCTGCCATCAGTTCAGACACTGTTTGATCAGTCCTTTCTTACCTCAGACATCAAGTTGAAGCAA GTTCCGTCCTGTTTAATAATCCAGATGCCAAGGTTTGGAAAGGATTACAAGATGTACCCAAGAATATTACCTTCCATGGTTTTAgatgttactgatgttattgaaGATT CACCTCGCCAATGTATCATCTGTGGGAAGCTTGCAGAATATGAGTGTCGAGAGTGCTTTGGCCAGTGTGGGTCAGGTCTGGAGAGTATCGCGTTCTGTGCCAAATGCATGGACAAG GTTCACAGCCATAAGAAAAGGGGAAGTCATGGATCAACCCGAAAACTGAAAGTGCCCCCAGACTTCCAG ATGTTAGCAGACCACTGTGGATCCATTCCGAGAGTGTACATGGAGCTCTTTGCCGTAGTGTGCATTGAGACATCGCACTATGTGGCTTTCACGCGGTGTGGTTCAGGTGCTGATGCCACTTGGTGCTTCTTTGACTCCATGGCTGACAGGAAAG GAGAACAACACGGCTACAACATCCCAACAGTAGTAGAATGTGGAGACCTCATGcagtgggtgggagaggaaggcagCCAGATGCTCCACGCTGTCACTGACAACAAAGCCCTGCCTGACCTCCCCCGACGCCTACTCTGCGATGCGTACATGTGCTTCTATCAGAGTCCCAAAGTCATGATGTATAGATAA